In Chitinophagaceae bacterium, the DNA window CTTCCTTTAAAAAAGTGCTTAATGTTCCGGGAGTACAAAACAACAGTATCTGCGATGTTGAATTCACAAAGAGTGGAGGCATTTTCGCGACCACAGGAATTTTTCAGGCAGGAGCAATTTATTATTCAGCAACAGGAGATTCAGGAACCTGGGTGAAGCAGACGAACGGATTTCCAACAGCAGGAATTTTCAGAGTGGAACTGGCCACTGCTCCTTCAAATGACAGTGTTGCTTATGCTATTGCCTGCACCACTTCCACCTATGGAATCTCAGGATTTTATAAAACGATTGACAAAGGAAACACATGGTTCACTATTCCTGATCCGGGTGGAGATCTAACCTTTGCAAAAAAGCAGGCATGGTATGATATGGTGCTAGCTGTTGATCCTGCAGATGAAAACACAGTAGTTGCAGGTGGCTGGCAACAATGGAGATCAAAGGATGGCGGCAATACCTGGTTTCGGCTTGCACATGGAAATCCGGATTCAACAGCCTATCAGTACATGCATGTTGATCAGCATGCGATATTGTTCCGGAATTCAGACACCATTTATTTTGGAAATGATGGTGGTGTGTGGAAGTCGGGAAATTTTGAGGATGATTTTCCTGATATCTATGAACGCAACTTAGGTTACCGCGTCACGCAGTATTATGCTGGCGACATTCATCCTGCTTCAGGTAACCTTACCATTGTTGGCGGTACACAGGATAATGGCAGCAATCAAATGCAAAATGCAGGCATTAGTCCGCACAAGGTGCTTTCAGGTTATGATGGTGGTTTTTGCGCCATTAATTATGAGCATCCTGAAATTATTTATACCACTAAAAATTCAAATGGCCTTTTCAGAACAACTACCGGAGGTTACAGCATTCCTGATACCATTACGAATGCATATCTGACGGATGCAGATGTTCAATTCATCAATGCGATTGCACTCGATCCCAACGATCCTGAATTGTTGTACATGGCATCCTCAAGTAAAGGATTGTGGCGATTGAAGAACGCGTCTACGGCTACGGATTCCAGTTGGGAACGTGCATCCAAAACGATTGGCGCGATCACAGCAATCGGCATTTCCAAAAGCCAGCCCGGAACAGTTTTTATTGGAAAAGGAAGTGGCGGAAATGTTTATCGTATCGAACATGCTGATACAACAACACTCACACATGCATGGACGGATTGCGATCCACAGAATAATTTGCCTTCGGGCTCTGCCTTCAATCCTGTGTATTGTTCGTGTGTGTATGTAGACCCTTCAGATGTTAATCATGTGTTTGCGGTTTTTTCCAATTATGGAATCAAGAATATCTGGGAAACAAAAAATGCTACAGCGCCGGGAGCAACATGGATTTCTCACGATGGTGATTTGCCAAACATGCCTGTAAACTGGATTTTTCCTCATCCACAACATCCTGAAGTATGTTATATCGCTACAGAACTCGGCGTCTTTTATACGAATAATTTAAATGGTGATAACACGGTGTGGCTTCCCGCTAACCAGGGACTTGCAAACGTAAGAGTCAATATGCTGATTTATCGTCCTGTTGATCAGGTGTTGGTAGCTGCAACTCATGGACGTGGAATGTTTACGGGAACAGTACCGATGGATGGTGTTGATTTTGAAATTCACTGGAATGAACGGGGACCACTGGATGTGGGAGGAAGAACGAGAGCGATCATGATTGATCCGAATGATGCAACCGGGCAAACCATTTGGGCAGGAAGTGTTGCGGGTGGGTTGTGGAAGAATACCGGCATTGATGCGCTGCTTTCGGTGAACGTTAAGCAACCCACTGCCATTAATCAGTCATTAAAAGTATTTCCGAATCCCGTTTCAGTGGAAGGAACGAATATTCTATTTGAAATCCCGGAAACAAAGTCGATCACGGTTTATATTTCAGACAATTCAGGCAAACGCATTGCAACTTTGCTTGATAATAAATTGAGCACAGCCGGACTGCACAATGTGAAGTGGATACCTTCGGATGAATTAAGCAATGGAATTTATTATCTCTGTTTTGTTTCAGGTAAGAAGACCACATTTAGCAAGATGGTATTCATCAGATGATAATGTGTTTACTGTTGAATTATTTATGCAGCACTTTCCTGTATTAATTTCTGTATAGGGTTGAGATTATCGATAAAATTCAAACTCACCCACTCCTTCTTTCTCAAATGTTGAATAACATTTAAAATGCCTTCTATCTGTTCCCGCTGAACTAACTTTGCATTTAAAACATTCCCGAAGCCATTTTTTCAGGAAAATGCCTGAAAAATGAGTTTTTCAGCCAGTTGTAAATTAAAATCCAAGATTTATTTCTTCCACCTGTAACCTTTTAACGTTTCTCCGTTCTAACTCTAAACAAATAATAAAATGAAACTGAATTTTTTTAAAAATGCAATTATACTCAGTGTTTTAGTTATTGCTTTTTCTTCTTGTAAAAAAGATGGTTGGCCCTGTAAGAATGGAAAAGGCGCTATTCAAACTGAATTCAGAAGTGAAACAGGCTTTACACAGATAGACAATGAAATGGAAGCTGAAGTGTACATCAGCCAGGGCACTGAATATGAAATTAAAATAGTGGCGCAGGAAAATTTGCTGGAAGAAATTGCTACCGACTTGAAAGGTGACGAGCTCCAGATTTGGTCAAAGCACTGTTTGAAGAATCACGATCCAATTAAAATATACATCACCATGCCAACACTCTCAAGGGTTGATTTGAGTGGCTCCGGCCTTGTAATAACTACCGGAAATTTTACCGCCAATTCTTTGTCGCTTGTGGTGAGTGGCTCCGGATATTTCCAGGCCCAGGATTCTATATTTACAGAAGACCTTAACCTGACAGTAAGTGGCTCCGGCAAAATAGATTTCATAGGTCAGTCACGTACTGCTAATTCAGTAGTTTCCGGTTCAGGAAATATTACGATGGTTGGAAAAGGTTATACATCAGACACAGGCTTACAAAGTAGCCTTGATCTTACAGTTTCCGGTTCCGGTGCAATCATGGCGTATGCGTATCCTGTACAAGTATGTCACTTCACCATCAGTGGTTCCGGACTCGGACAAGTGAATGTTTCAGACTTGCTGCAAGGAACGATTAGCGGCAGTGGCAGCCTCATGTATATGGGAAATCCACAGTTGGATGTTACTATCGGCGGCAGCGGTTCAGTGATTCATGTTAATTAATATACAGGACTATTTTTTCTGATTAGTAATTTTTCCAACCATTATTTCACCTGTAGTGAACACTGAAGAACAGTCAAAGATTGATGCAGCAAAGAAAGACCCGAAGCACTTCAGGTATTTCTACGACCGGCATTATAAAGAAATCTTTCTCTTTATCTTCCGTAGAACGGATGATGAAGAAGTGTCCGCAGATCTTGCACAACAGGTATTTCTGAAAGCAATGCAGGGCATGGATCGCTATACTTACCGCGGTATTCCATTCTCTGCATGGCTGTACCGGATTGCAAGCAATGAAGTGATGCAGTACTTCCGCGATCAGCAAAAATTCAGAATTGTAAGCATCGAGAATGAAGGTGTGAATGAAATAATGGAGGAAGATTATGGTCACCTCGAAGTCGCAAAAAGAGAAGCTCTTTTTGCAGCCATTAAAAAACTAAATGCAACAGATCTTGAAATGATTGAAATGCGATTCTTTGAAAAACGATCCTTCAAAGAAATCGGCGACATCAAGGGCATCACAGAAAACAATGCCAAGGTGAAAGTGCATCGCATATTGGATCGTGTCAGAAATTTAATTACGGTAGCAGTTTAATTCACGGCCATGAGAAAAATAAAATTCAAAACTGAATATGTGCCGCTGAGCGATGATACCATCAACCGGCATAAAAATTTTGATCTGTTGCTGTCGGCTTATGTTACTGCACCTAAACCGAATTGGTTTAAACAATTCATTCAAAAAAAGTGGACTATGTTTGGAGGAGGATTAATTTCAGGAGCAATTATCACTTCATTGTTTTGGTATAACCAGGATGTTGTTACCATGCATGAACCAATAGTAGAACAAATAAAAAATGAAACAACGATTCAGGACAAGTTGGAGAATCGTCCCGAAGCAGAAGAGCGTCTTTCTTTTAATAAGGACATTACTGCTGATGTTGAAAGTGATGATAAAATTAAAGAAAGTAAAAAGGTTGAACCGTCGGCAACCTCGGTTGCTGTTGACAATAAGACGGGAGCTGCCAAATCCATTGCATTCAATAAATCACCGGTTGTTGCAAAGGAGGTGACGCACGATTCAGTTCAGGAAAACCAAAAGAAAAATGGCAGTGATGAAGCAAATAAATCTTTGTCTGCAAAGAATGAAACCACTGCCGCTGCTGAAATAGTTGGTTTAGCAACCTTACCGGTGGCTGAACCAACCGAAGGGAAAGTGCAGCAGGAAGAACAGGAAGCTGCAAGAGAAGCGGTTGTTTCATCAATCAGTACTGATGTTACTGAAGAAAAAATTGTATCCGCGGAAACTCCAACCACTACAACAGATGCGGAGAGATCAGAAAATAATTTGAACATAGTGGAGCCTGCTGGGGTGATAACTGATGAGCAGTTCTTACCTGCAAACAGCGATGTGCAAAAAAGTGAGCAAGATTCGAAAAGTGCTTTACCGGAAATAGTTGGTGGTGCAGCATTGCTTGCTGCTCCTGATTTTTCACCGGCAACTTCTGTAGCGAAACAGAAGAATTCGAAAGAAGATGCTCCGTCAAAAAAG includes these proteins:
- a CDS encoding DUF2807 domain-containing protein; this translates as MKLNFFKNAIILSVLVIAFSSCKKDGWPCKNGKGAIQTEFRSETGFTQIDNEMEAEVYISQGTEYEIKIVAQENLLEEIATDLKGDELQIWSKHCLKNHDPIKIYITMPTLSRVDLSGSGLVITTGNFTANSLSLVVSGSGYFQAQDSIFTEDLNLTVSGSGKIDFIGQSRTANSVVSGSGNITMVGKGYTSDTGLQSSLDLTVSGSGAIMAYAYPVQVCHFTISGSGLGQVNVSDLLQGTISGSGSLMYMGNPQLDVTIGGSGSVIHVN
- a CDS encoding T9SS type A sorting domain-containing protein codes for the protein MFNKYNFFLAAITLMLITALTYIIFSTTEKNHVAQADGSESPIELMEWEKARYADPSTGSIPSQALWKAYRELIAQGKIPAAKFASQATTRTGEWQPVNDFFSSIAITKITYDPQQPQTFYFCTGEGWYNVDAAVGAGVWKSSDAGNTWAQLPATDTSLFSYCQDIDVHPLSSDVYVATSASGLMRSQDGGASFKKVLNVPGVQNNSICDVEFTKSGGIFATTGIFQAGAIYYSATGDSGTWVKQTNGFPTAGIFRVELATAPSNDSVAYAIACTTSTYGISGFYKTIDKGNTWFTIPDPGGDLTFAKKQAWYDMVLAVDPADENTVVAGGWQQWRSKDGGNTWFRLAHGNPDSTAYQYMHVDQHAILFRNSDTIYFGNDGGVWKSGNFEDDFPDIYERNLGYRVTQYYAGDIHPASGNLTIVGGTQDNGSNQMQNAGISPHKVLSGYDGGFCAINYEHPEIIYTTKNSNGLFRTTTGGYSIPDTITNAYLTDADVQFINAIALDPNDPELLYMASSSKGLWRLKNASTATDSSWERASKTIGAITAIGISKSQPGTVFIGKGSGGNVYRIEHADTTTLTHAWTDCDPQNNLPSGSAFNPVYCSCVYVDPSDVNHVFAVFSNYGIKNIWETKNATAPGATWISHDGDLPNMPVNWIFPHPQHPEVCYIATELGVFYTNNLNGDNTVWLPANQGLANVRVNMLIYRPVDQVLVAATHGRGMFTGTVPMDGVDFEIHWNERGPLDVGGRTRAIMIDPNDATGQTIWAGSVAGGLWKNTGIDALLSVNVKQPTAINQSLKVFPNPVSVEGTNILFEIPETKSITVYISDNSGKRIATLLDNKLSTAGLHNVKWIPSDELSNGIYYLCFVSGKKTTFSKMVFIR
- a CDS encoding sigma-70 family RNA polymerase sigma factor gives rise to the protein MNTEEQSKIDAAKKDPKHFRYFYDRHYKEIFLFIFRRTDDEEVSADLAQQVFLKAMQGMDRYTYRGIPFSAWLYRIASNEVMQYFRDQQKFRIVSIENEGVNEIMEEDYGHLEVAKREALFAAIKKLNATDLEMIEMRFFEKRSFKEIGDIKGITENNAKVKVHRILDRVRNLITVAV